A part of Miscanthus floridulus cultivar M001 chromosome 6, ASM1932011v1, whole genome shotgun sequence genomic DNA contains:
- the LOC136459926 gene encoding uncharacterized protein translates to MGNGLSLSPSCLHLPATPTAVRLVYWGGQSRQLVVTGGGDSDAVVTAGDVAEELPAPAAGHAVCPADAFFVGLPIPAMSPGEELLPGRTYFVLPAARLPCLKALTPATLAALSYGDGSNNGNVKRKQPLFAVAGCPFEHVKGANGGAPLIRVLPEFIEKLITCDAGGRGANANAKDKAKDAELCSTPELKRHYAQLVGTGRSRPWSPRLETISERDRSRWMRSAARTMLSSR, encoded by the coding sequence ATGGGCAACGGCCTCTCCCTCTCCCCGTCGTGCTTGCACCTGCCAGCGACTCCCACGGCGGTGCGGCTGGTGTACTGGGGCGGTCAGTCGAGGCAGCTGGTGGTCACGGGCGGCGGCGACAGCGACGCCGTCGTCACGGCCGGGGACGTCGCGGAGGAGCTCCCGGCTCCGGCGGCGGGCCATGCCGTGTGCCCCGCCGACGCCTTCTTCGTCGGCCTCCCGATCCCGGCCATGTCCCCGGGCGAGGAGCTCCTGCCGGGCCGCACCTACTTCGTGCTCCCCGCCGCGCGCCTCCCCTGCCTCAAGGCGCTCACGCCCGCCACGCTCGCCGCACTGTCGTACGGCGACGGCAGCAATAATGGCAACGTCAAGAGGAAGCAGCCCCTCTTTGCGGTCGCGGGGTGCCCGTTCGAGCACGTCAAGGGCGCCAACGGTGGCGCCCCGCTCATCAGGGTCCTCCCGGAGTTCATCGAGAAGCTCATCACCTGCGACGCCGGTGGCCGTGGCGCGAACGCGAACGCGAAGGACAAGGCCAAGGACGCGGAGCTGTGCAGCACGCCCGAGCTGAAGCGGCATTACGCGCAGCTCGTCGGGACCGGCAGGAGCCGCCCGTGGTCGCCCAGGCTGGAGACCATCTCCGAGCGCGATAGGAGCCGGTGGATGAGGTCGGCGGCGAGGACCATGCTGTCCTCGCGGTAG